A window from Zingiber officinale cultivar Zhangliang chromosome 7A, Zo_v1.1, whole genome shotgun sequence encodes these proteins:
- the LOC122002521 gene encoding uncharacterized protein LOC122002521: MEGEKTSLSAGAGATSKLPAVKGSKYNPTSENHIKKVVSEKDGKSQGCASRRQGSKDARPAQPAEPIESAYFGSSVNYGARDFYTSSLIMNTSETPSTYRKDGGNDLGSSDFATRGEWWQGSLYY, translated from the exons ATGgaaggagagaaaacttcacTATCGGCCGGTGCCGGTGCCACCTCCAAGCTTCCTGCG GTGAAGGGGAGTAAATATAATCCGACCTCTGAGAATCATATAAAGAAAGTGGTTTCAG AGAAAGATGGCAAATCTCAGGGTTGTGCAAGCCGAAGGCAAGGGAGCAAAGATGCGAGACCAGCACAGCCGGCTGAACCGATCGAATCAGCTTATTTCGGCTCGTCGGTGAATTACGGTGCCAGGGATTTCTACACAAGCTCCCTGATCATGAACACTTCTGAGACTCCTAGCACT TATAGGAAAGATGGAGGGAATGATTTGGGAAGTTCAGACTTTGCCACAAGAGGTGAATGGTGGCAAG GTTCACTTTACTATTGA
- the LOC122002523 gene encoding ras-related protein Rab2BV-like encodes MAHRVDHEYDYLFKIVLIGDSGVGKSNILSRFTRNEFALDSKSTIGVEFATKTLQIEGRTVKAQIWDTAGQERYRAITSAYYRGAVGALLVYDITKKQTFDNVQRWLRELRDHADSNIVVMMAGNKSDLTHLRAVSESEGQEFAEKEGLSFLETSALGSLNVEKAFQVVLTEIYHIMNKKALAAQEAARNAGLPGQGTTINVTDSSAAGSSKSYCCSS; translated from the exons ATGGCGCACCGAGTCGACCACGAGTACGATTACCTCTTCAAGATCGTCCTCATCGGGGACTCCGGCGTGGGAAAATCCAACATCCTTTCCAGATTTACACGCAACGAGTTCGCCTTGGATTCAAAGTCAACCATCGGCGTCGAGTTCGCCACCAAGACTCTTCAG ATAGAAGGGAGAACAGTGAAAGCACAGATTTGGGACACTGCCGGTCAAGAAAGGTACCGAGCCATAACCAGCGCATACTACCGGGGCGCTGTGGGAGCTCTTCTCGTCTACGACATAACGAAGAAGCAAACCTTCGACAATGTGCAAAGGTGGCTCCGGGAACTCAGGGACCACGCCGATTCCAACATTGTCGTCATGATGGCCGGCAACAAGTCCGACTTGACGCACCTAAGAGCCGTCTCCGAAAGCGAAGGCCAGGAATTTGCCGAAAAGGAGGGGCTCTCTTTCCTGGAAACCTCAGCTTTGGGGTCACTCAACGTCGAGAAGGCCTTCCAAGTGGTCCTCACAGAGATCTATCACATCATGAACAAGAAGGCCCTTGCAGCACAAGAGGCAGCGAGGAATGCCGGCCTCCCTGGTCAAGGCACGACCATCAACGTGACCGATTCTTCCGCTGCTGGTAGCTCAAAGAGTTATTGCTGTTCAAGCTAG
- the LOC122002525 gene encoding small polypeptide DEVIL 11-like, translated as MELCTDGKWRLSKKDGRSAGRTACEGGPGGAFLKPKEVAGRRRHALAATTRSFSSRCAGMVKEQRARFYIVRRCVTMLICWRDYS; from the coding sequence ATGGAGCTGTGCACGGACGGGAAGTGGAGGCTCTCGAAGAAGGACGGGCGGAGCGCGGGCAGGACCGCGTGCGAAGGAGGTCCCGGAGGCGCGTTCCTGAAACCGAAGGAGGTGGCGGGGCGGCGGAGGCACGCGCTGGCGGCGACGACGAGGTCGTTCTCCAGCCGCTGCGCGGGGATGGTGAAGGAGCAGCGCGCGAGGTTCTACATCGTGCGCCGGTGCGTCACCATGCTCATCTGCTGGCGGGACTACTcttga